A genomic segment from Centroberyx gerrardi isolate f3 chromosome 22, fCenGer3.hap1.cur.20231027, whole genome shotgun sequence encodes:
- the LOC139913017 gene encoding cyclic nucleotide-gated channel beta-3-like → MFGKLKGLLAGPQVPGASGTPGVTPDPAPAPAPAPAPAPAKEEKPANEEKEAKKEDTPPAPAPALAPAPAPAPAPASAPAPAPADPGPEGQDVPPPPPPPIVVNKYSDEQLRSIVQRMRERTDHYKEKLVDQYASSPEITPPVTPLLLKEDYAKVIEERKRQAEEERIRKEEADKKKKEEQERKKQEAEQKKKEEEEKKKAEAKDEKKEEKKMKAKLVELAWWFVDVLLKPIENKMDSVLGVTIDPFTDRRYIAWLSLVTLAFNYNTWFATARLCFPYHTASAIPYWFTLDLLADLIYLIDTILFQPRKQFVMGGDVIKDRVLTKKNYRASERLKLDMMCLIPFDLLYFQFGFKSIFRANRLLKADTFFEFSDRLESIMAKAYIWRVIRTIGYLLFMLHINACFYYVASDYQGIGKTKWVYSGLGSAYLRCYYFAVRSLINIGGLNEPHTVFEITFQMTNFFTGVFVFSSLIGQMRDVIGAATQGQTYFRTSMDSTVSYMVSNRIPSLVQNRVRTWYTYTWDAQGMLDESELLDTMPLVMRTAIAVDINLVTFQKIDLFKGCDQQMLVDMLLRLKSIIYLPGDFVVKKGDIGKEMYIIKSGAVQVVGGPDNSIVFVTLKAGCVFGEISLLQSSKDGGNRRTANVKAYGFANLFVLEKKDLFDILVHYPESQKVLARKGKKLMKAKGPAAAKAEEEKKKGLALFGPKPPTPKMLRAVGGNINKTFIERIRQVEKVAGGTRACHRPSSCPGSCPGSCPGSCFSSCPGSCPSSTS, encoded by the exons ATGTTCGGCAAGTTGAAGGGCCTCCTGGCGGGCCCGCAGGTGCCAGGGGCCTCTGGGACCCCCGGGGTGACCCCCGACCCGGCTCCAGCCCCGGCTCCAgcaccagctccagctcctgcaAAG GAGGAGAAGCCAGCCaatgaggagaaggaggccaAGAAAGAGGACACACCGCCGG CTCCGGCTCCAGCTCTGGCTccggctccagctccagctccagctccagcttcagcccctGCTCCGGCTCCTGCAGACCCTGGACCTGAGGG ACAAGACgtgcccccccctccacctccacccatAGTGGTCAACAAGTACTCAGATGAGCAGCTCAGATCCATCGTCCAgcggatgagagagagaacagaccaCTACAAAGAGAAACTCGTTGATCAGTACGCTTCCTCCCCAGAGATCACCCCTCCTGTCA CACCACTGCTGCTCAAAGAAGACTACGCAAAAGtaatagaggagaggaagaggcaagcagaggaggagcggataaggaaggaggaggcggacaagaaaaagaaagaggagcaggagaggaagaagcaggaggcggagcagaagaagaaggaggaggaggagaagaagaaagcagaggctaaagatgagaaaaaggaagagaagaagatgaaggcCAAGCTTGTTGAACTTGCCTGGTGGTTTGTGGACGTTCTGCTGAAGCCAATAGAGAACAAGATGGACTCTGTGCTGGGGGTGACCATAGACCCTTTCACAG ACCGTCGCTACATCGCCTGGCTGAGCCTGGTGACGCTGGCCTTCAACTACAACACTTGGTTCGCCACGGCCCGCCTGTGTTTCCCCTACCACACGGCCAGCGCCATCCCCTACTGGTTCACCCTGGACCTGCTGGCCGACCTCATCTACCTCATAGACACCATCCTCTTCCAGCCCCGCAAACAGTTTGTCATGGGAGGCGACGTCATA AAAGACAGGGTGCTAACGAAGAAGAACTACAGAGCGTCAGAGAGATTGAAG TTAGACATGATGTGTCTCATACCGTTCGACTTGCTCTACTTCCAGTTTGGATTCAAATCCATTTTCAGGGCCAATCGTCTGCTGAAG GCAGATACGTTCTTTGAGTTCAGTGATCGTCTGGAGAGCATCATGGCCAAGGCTTACATCTGGAG AGTGATTCGCACCATTGGATATCTGCTCTTCATGCTCCACATCAACGCCTGCTTCTACTACGTGGCTTCAGACTACCAGGGCATCGGCAAGACCAAATGGGTTTACTCTGGCCTGGGCAGTGC GTACCTGCGTTGTTACTACTTTGCCGTCCGCAGTCTGATCAACATCGGGGGTCTTAACGAACCCCACACCGTCTTTGAGATTACCTTTCAGATGACAAACTTTTTCACGGGCGTCTTTGTGTTCTCCAGTTTGATTGGACAG ATGAGAGATGTCATTGGTGCAGCCACACAAGGCCAGACCTACTTCCGAACCTCCATGGACAGCACCGTGTCCTACATGGTGTCCAACCGCATCCCCTCTCTGGTGCAGAACAGGGTCCGCACCTGGTACACTTACACCTGGGATGCTCAGGGCATGCTGG ATGAGTCCGAGCTGCTGGATACGATGCCTCTGGTGATGAGAACAGCGATCGCTGTGGATATCAATCTGGTGACCTTCCAGAAGATTGATCTTTTCAAG GGCTGCGACCAGCAGATGTTGGTAGACATGTTACTGAGGCTCAAGTCTATCATCTACCTACCTGGAGACTTTGTTGTGAAGAAA GGTGATATCGGTAAAGAGATGTACATCATCAAAAGTGGAGCAGTGCAGGTGGTGGGAGGACCTGACAACAGCATCGTGTTTGTCACACTGAAGGCTGGCTGCGTGTTCGGAGAAATCAG TCTGTTGCAGTCTTCCAAAGACGGAGGGAACAGGAGGACGGCTAACGTCAAAGCTTACGGCTTTGCTAACCTCTTTGTCCTGGAGAAGAAAGACCTGTTTGACATCCTGGTCCACTACCCGGAGTCTCAGAAGGTGTTGGCCAGGAAGGGCAA GAAACTAATGAAGGCCAAGGGTCCAGCAGCAGCTAAAgctgaagaggagaagaagaagggactGGCACTGTTCGGACCCAAACCACCCACACCCAAAATGCTGCGTGCTGTCGGTGGAAATATTAACAAAACATTCATTGAAAGAATCAGG CAAGTTGAAAAGGTTGCTGGGGGCACCCGAGCCTGCCACCGACCCAGCTCCTGCCCCGGCTCCTGCCCCGGCTCCTGCCCCGGCTCCTGCTTCAGCTCCTGCCCCGGCTCCTGCCCCAGCTCCACCAGCTAA